From the Syntrophorhabdaceae bacterium genome, one window contains:
- a CDS encoding serine/threonine-protein kinase, translating to MDYNKRWEIVRKIGEGGQGKVYLVYDRNQMGLKPGLIGDLTSNLRHLSDYMSMEDRSKTIQSVKEMFKNIVDIADERNHGALKVLHQPEDARDPKLVYERIRNEIKAMAKVSYPNLVKILDYDSDGKWLVTKYYPRGNLGDFLKGPNPFTGNIVNALKAFRPLVAAVAELHNKSIVHRDIKPENIFIGPEGDLNLGDFGLVFFENDSHTRFSDTFENVGSRDWMPAWAYSYRIENVKPSFDVFSLGKVLWRMISDTPVLPLWYFDHPEHNLIRKFPKARSISFINALFKQCIVEREENCLQTATELLDRIDDYLWYADIHADGPGSDIVRNCKVCGIGNYKIITDNDQSEIENFGLSPRGIKSFKIFSCSHCGHVQLFYWPNEDLPKAWQ from the coding sequence ATGGATTACAATAAGAGATGGGAAATAGTACGTAAAATAGGTGAGGGCGGCCAGGGTAAAGTTTATTTGGTTTATGACCGAAATCAAATGGGCCTGAAGCCAGGCCTTATCGGTGATCTAACCAGCAATCTGCGACATTTGAGCGATTACATGAGCATGGAAGATAGGTCAAAAACAATTCAGTCCGTAAAAGAGATGTTTAAAAACATAGTGGATATTGCGGATGAACGGAATCATGGAGCATTAAAAGTATTACATCAACCAGAAGATGCAAGAGATCCAAAGTTGGTCTATGAGCGCATTAGGAATGAAATAAAAGCAATGGCGAAAGTATCTTATCCCAATTTAGTGAAGATACTTGATTATGACAGTGATGGAAAATGGCTAGTAACAAAGTATTACCCACGAGGAAATCTTGGCGATTTTCTGAAAGGACCAAATCCCTTTACTGGAAATATCGTTAACGCTCTTAAAGCTTTTCGTCCTTTGGTCGCTGCTGTAGCAGAATTACACAATAAAAGTATAGTTCATAGAGACATAAAACCCGAGAACATATTTATCGGGCCCGAAGGAGATCTTAATCTCGGAGATTTCGGATTGGTATTCTTTGAAAATGATAGCCACACAAGATTTTCAGATACGTTTGAAAACGTTGGCAGCCGAGACTGGATGCCCGCTTGGGCTTATAGTTATAGGATCGAAAACGTAAAACCCTCTTTCGATGTCTTTTCTCTTGGCAAAGTCCTATGGCGGATGATATCAGATACCCCAGTACTCCCCTTGTGGTATTTTGATCACCCCGAGCATAATCTAATCCGCAAATTCCCAAAAGCTCGTTCAATTTCTTTTATAAATGCCTTATTTAAGCAGTGCATTGTGGAACGCGAAGAAAATTGCCTGCAAACAGCCACCGAACTGCTCGACAGAATAGATGATTACCTATGGTACGCAGACATACACGCCGATGGTCCGGGTAGTGATATTGTTAGAAATTGTAAAGTATGTGGAATAGGCAACTATAAAATCATTACTGACAACGATCAATCTGAGATTGAAAATTTTGGCTTGTCACCGAGAGGGATAAAATCATTCAAAATCTTCTCGTGCAGTCATTGTGGCCATGTCCAGCTGTTCTATTGGCCCAACGAGGATCTTCCGAAAGCCTGGCAGTAA
- a CDS encoding pentapeptide repeat-containing protein: MKTIIFILCTEMFFGTFIIPGKATAFNVADVQKLKTTNSCIRCDLSGADLHGLNLSRADLNGADLNGANLNGTYLNGANLPRAILYRASISGANLGGADLFKADLSGANLNGAKLNGANLSYALLFNANLNGANLNGAALSNAQLDGATWTDGSICKQGSVGECKK, encoded by the coding sequence ATGAAAACGATCATATTCATTCTTTGTACGGAAATGTTCTTTGGAACATTCATCATCCCCGGCAAAGCAACAGCATTCAATGTGGCGGATGTGCAAAAATTAAAGACCACAAATAGCTGTATACGCTGCGACCTGAGCGGGGCTGATCTGCACGGGTTAAACCTGAGCAGGGCTGATCTGAATGGGGCCGATCTGAATGGGGCAAATCTGAACGGGACATATCTGAACGGGGCGAATCTCCCCCGTGCAATCCTGTACAGGGCAAGCATAAGCGGGGCCAACCTGGGCGGGGCGGATCTGTTCAAGGCAGATCTGAGCGGGGCGAACCTGAACGGGGCAAAACTGAACGGGGCGAACCTGAGCTATGCACTCCTTTTCAATGCGAACCTGAACGGGGCGAACCTGAACGGGGCAGCCCTGTCCAATGCTCAACTGGATGGGGCAACATGGACCGACGGGTCAATATGCAAGCAAGGGTCTGTCGGGGAGTGCAAAAAATAG
- a CDS encoding methyltransferase: MEGYEAILADMWNIMKGRIILTAAELDLFSHLHKRKATAAELASSLGLDTRATTRILDCLVAFDLLKKDYDIYEPTGVGIYLSKYHPETALPFLHHFRHLWDNWSSLTEVVRKGGNRKKRSSPQRSEADMKAFIGAMHAIGKDLSREIADFYDLSRFKQLLDIGGASGTYTIAFLRKNPGMNAVIFDLPDVIGIAKKQMRKEGLHGRVKFATGDFYKDALPAGADLALLSAIIHQNNPKQNLALFKKVHRALVRGGVLLIRDHIMDESRTNPPAGTVFALNMLVGTHSGDTYTFREVRDALEKAGFAGVRLLRTGPKMDCLVEATKG; encoded by the coding sequence ATGGAAGGATACGAAGCGATACTCGCAGATATGTGGAACATCATGAAGGGGAGGATTATCCTCACCGCTGCCGAGCTGGATCTTTTTTCTCATCTTCATAAAAGAAAGGCTACGGCAGCTGAGCTCGCATCGAGTCTTGGCCTGGATACAAGAGCAACAACGAGGATCCTCGACTGTCTCGTTGCCTTCGATCTCCTTAAAAAGGATTATGACATTTATGAGCCCACCGGGGTTGGCATATACCTCTCGAAATATCACCCCGAGACGGCGCTTCCCTTCCTTCACCATTTCAGGCACCTGTGGGACAACTGGAGCTCGCTGACCGAGGTTGTCAGAAAAGGAGGCAACAGAAAGAAAAGATCATCCCCCCAAAGGAGCGAAGCGGACATGAAGGCCTTTATCGGGGCAATGCACGCGATAGGCAAGGACCTTTCACGGGAGATCGCCGACTTTTACGATCTCTCCCGGTTCAAACAACTCCTTGATATCGGCGGCGCATCCGGTACATATACGATCGCCTTCCTCCGTAAGAACCCCGGCATGAATGCCGTAATCTTTGACCTCCCTGACGTTATCGGCATCGCGAAAAAACAGATGAGGAAAGAGGGGCTTCACGGGCGAGTAAAATTTGCAACAGGAGATTTTTATAAGGATGCCCTGCCCGCAGGCGCCGATCTGGCCTTACTCTCAGCGATCATCCATCAGAACAACCCGAAGCAAAACCTCGCGCTCTTTAAAAAGGTCCACCGGGCACTTGTCCGGGGAGGGGTTCTGCTTATCCGGGACCACATCATGGATGAATCACGAACCAACCCGCCCGCGGGAACGGTCTTTGCACTCAACATGCTTGTCGGTACGCACAGCGGCGACACCTACACCTTCCGGGAGGTGAGAGATGCCCTTGAAAAGGCAGGTTTTGCCGGCGTGAGATTACTCCGTACCGGACCGAAGATGGACTGCTTAGTGGAGGCAACGAAAGGATAA
- a CDS encoding PAS domain S-box protein → MKGKDKTKNQRNNEGIAESEQSKSKRKRIKEALQESENLFKDVFENHAAVKLLIDPDTGNILDANKVAVDYYGWSKDQLCQMKILDINTLPPDAVKREMEKAKTFQRTYFEFRHRRADGSIRDVAVFSNNIATKGKAILHSIIHDITDRKEMEKERDKLIFELREALSQVKVLSGLLPTCAYCKKIRNDKGEWEQMEVYIKEHSEANFTHGICPECKARLYSEESK, encoded by the coding sequence ATGAAAGGCAAGGATAAGACAAAGAATCAGCGCAACAATGAAGGGATTGCCGAGTCGGAACAATCCAAATCCAAGCGCAAGCGAATCAAAGAAGCATTGCAGGAAAGCGAGAATCTTTTCAAGGACGTGTTTGAAAACCACGCCGCGGTTAAGCTGCTCATTGATCCCGATACCGGGAATATTCTCGATGCCAATAAGGTGGCGGTCGACTATTACGGGTGGTCGAAAGACCAACTCTGCCAGATGAAGATTCTGGACATCAATACGCTTCCCCCCGACGCCGTGAAGCGCGAAATGGAAAAAGCGAAGACGTTTCAACGTACCTACTTCGAGTTCCGCCATCGGCGGGCTGACGGTTCGATACGGGACGTGGCAGTATTCAGCAACAACATCGCCACCAAAGGTAAAGCTATCCTTCATTCCATTATTCACGACATTACTGACCGCAAAGAGATGGAAAAGGAACGAGATAAGCTCATTTTTGAACTCAGAGAAGCGCTTTCTCAGGTCAAGGTACTAAGTGGGTTGCTCCCCACGTGTGCTTATTGCAAAAAAATACGCAATGATAAAGGGGAATGGGAACAGATGGAGGTCTACATAAAAGAACATTCGGAAGCGAATTTTACCCATGGTATCTGCCCGGAGTGTAAGGCAAGATTGTATTCCGAAGAAAGTAAATGA
- a CDS encoding MFS transporter, with protein MTDAMRGRAVHWAWIIIAVCFVDLFINYGIRLGYSVLLPEMIRTLGFTRRQGGDIFNAYFIVYVICSLFTGYLTDRLGARRVISFFCIILGVGTFLMGTVQNFWQACLFYGIVGIGGAAMWTPIITLVQRWFFIKKKGMALGILSTGFGLGFATMGRFYPFVVAQWSWRYCWYILGIAALFLVILNAFLLRSKPEDEGLAPWGTPEDDTTVVQAAPSAIKQKIGYAGIITVPNFWLIGFSYLLIAASLYMTLTFLVDFARYELGFVYGKASSLATIHGLGQIAGVLTVPILSDYIGRRLTILFSNICIAISIACIILSGSNEISLFVSVGFLGAFFGSTFPMYGACGGDYFRKEVMGTVIGALTLFYGCGAIIANRLGGHIRDITGSFCIPFTGAMVAALCAALLFFFVKYPKEGPDS; from the coding sequence ATGACTGATGCGATGCGCGGCAGAGCTGTCCACTGGGCATGGATTATCATTGCAGTTTGTTTTGTTGACCTTTTTATCAACTACGGGATACGTCTCGGATACAGCGTGCTGCTCCCGGAGATGATAAGGACGCTGGGTTTTACCCGAAGGCAGGGCGGCGACATCTTCAATGCATATTTCATTGTATATGTCATCTGCTCGCTCTTTACCGGCTACCTCACGGACCGCCTCGGCGCCCGAAGGGTAATATCATTCTTTTGTATCATCCTCGGGGTCGGCACTTTTCTCATGGGTACGGTCCAGAATTTCTGGCAGGCATGCCTTTTTTACGGGATCGTCGGCATTGGGGGAGCGGCAATGTGGACACCTATAATAACCCTTGTCCAGCGCTGGTTTTTCATCAAAAAGAAAGGGATGGCCCTTGGCATCCTATCGACAGGTTTTGGGCTCGGTTTTGCTACGATGGGAAGATTTTATCCTTTCGTCGTGGCACAATGGAGTTGGCGATACTGCTGGTATATCCTCGGTATTGCCGCACTCTTCCTGGTCATACTCAATGCCTTCCTTCTCCGGAGCAAGCCTGAAGATGAAGGGCTCGCGCCCTGGGGCACGCCGGAGGATGACACAACCGTTGTCCAGGCTGCTCCTTCTGCCATAAAGCAAAAGATAGGTTATGCCGGGATCATTACCGTCCCGAATTTCTGGTTGATCGGTTTTTCCTATCTTCTTATTGCCGCTTCACTCTATATGACCCTCACATTCCTGGTGGATTTTGCGCGCTATGAACTGGGGTTCGTTTACGGAAAGGCCTCGTCCCTTGCCACTATTCATGGTCTGGGTCAGATCGCAGGCGTTCTCACGGTACCGATATTATCAGACTATATCGGAAGACGTTTGACGATCCTCTTCTCCAATATATGCATAGCGATCAGCATAGCCTGCATCATTCTTTCAGGGTCAAACGAGATCTCGCTGTTTGTCAGCGTCGGGTTTCTCGGCGCCTTCTTCGGTTCAACCTTCCCCATGTATGGCGCCTGCGGAGGGGATTATTTCCGCAAGGAGGTTATGGGGACCGTCATAGGGGCACTTACCCTCTTTTATGGGTGTGGAGCGATCATTGCGAACCGGCTTGGAGGACATATAAGGGATATTACGGGTTCCTTTTGCATTCCCTTTACAGGGGCAATGGTAGCAGCGTTATGCGCCGCCCTGTTGTTCTTTTTTGTGAAATACCCGAAAGAAGGACCTGATTCTTAA
- a CDS encoding VOC family protein — protein MKTNKIDHICIAVKDLDAARKVWEPVMGKSEPDDSYVDESEKIRVVRYWLGGIGFELMESTVPDGHVAKWIEKNGEGVMIISFNVDNTREAIKELESKDYPFIPAPGGEKTRPFRDCEFAFIHPKKVNNVLLELIDYKWDK, from the coding sequence ATGAAGACTAACAAGATCGACCATATATGCATAGCGGTGAAGGACCTCGATGCGGCGAGGAAGGTATGGGAGCCCGTCATGGGCAAATCGGAACCGGACGATTCCTATGTCGATGAGTCTGAAAAGATCCGCGTTGTGAGGTACTGGTTGGGAGGGATAGGGTTTGAGCTCATGGAATCGACTGTCCCCGACGGTCATGTCGCGAAATGGATAGAAAAGAACGGCGAAGGGGTGATGATCATCAGCTTCAACGTGGATAATACGAGAGAGGCCATAAAGGAGCTGGAGTCGAAGGATTATCCCTTCATCCCCGCCCCCGGAGGTGAAAAGACAAGGCCGTTCCGGGACTGTGAATTCGCCTTCATCCACCCGAAGAAGGTGAACAACGTACTCCTTGAACTGATCGACTACAAGTGGGATAAGTAA
- a CDS encoding DUF262 domain-containing protein yields MTTKREMEESDSVLDFIEGDPLDFWEKKQKELVTSVVDYNLNTLSQLVKDGTIDLSPKYQRRFRWDSQRQSKLIESFLMNVPVPPVFLNEDIYGKYSVIDGKQRLIAITDFFSGKLELKGLEIFSDINNMTIDLLPKRLQSIIKTRPTLRAIIILHQSDVDVKFEVFKRLNTGGVNLNPQEIRNSTYPGLLNDLILELSENKLFHQLLGIKNKNKSVLYQEMRDAEFVLRYFTFKDVWLNFKGSMKRLMDKYMEEHQYASPENIAELRADFFNTIDVVKNAFGDFAFQRWIPEKQAWRGQILASLYDAEMFAARGLAPAAVAQKQERIVMGLKEAFLDEEFRKSISAATNNIGNFRTRVSKLTSMLQQSITE; encoded by the coding sequence ATGACAACAAAAAGGGAAATGGAAGAGTCCGATTCTGTTCTTGATTTTATAGAAGGAGACCCATTAGACTTTTGGGAAAAAAAACAGAAAGAATTGGTTACAAGTGTTGTCGACTATAACCTCAACACTTTATCGCAATTGGTTAAGGATGGAACAATCGATTTGTCTCCAAAATATCAACGTCGCTTTCGCTGGGATAGCCAAAGACAATCAAAGTTGATTGAATCATTTCTTATGAACGTGCCTGTACCACCTGTTTTTTTAAATGAGGATATTTATGGAAAATACTCTGTGATAGATGGAAAACAACGTTTAATCGCAATCACAGACTTCTTTAGTGGTAAGCTTGAGTTGAAAGGCTTGGAGATTTTCTCCGACATCAACAATATGACTATTGATTTACTGCCAAAGAGGCTCCAATCAATAATAAAGACGAGGCCGACCTTGAGAGCCATCATAATTCTTCATCAATCTGATGTTGATGTGAAATTCGAGGTATTCAAACGGTTAAACACTGGTGGCGTTAATCTCAATCCTCAGGAGATACGGAATAGTACGTACCCTGGACTACTAAACGATTTAATCTTGGAATTATCCGAGAACAAGCTATTTCATCAACTGCTTGGGATTAAGAACAAGAATAAGTCTGTACTATACCAAGAAATGAGGGACGCTGAATTTGTTCTGCGATATTTTACTTTTAAGGATGTATGGCTCAATTTCAAGGGCAGCATGAAGCGGCTAATGGATAAGTATATGGAAGAACATCAATATGCTTCTCCCGAAAATATTGCAGAACTCAGAGCTGATTTTTTTAATACCATTGATGTAGTAAAAAATGCTTTTGGTGATTTTGCGTTTCAAAGATGGATTCCCGAAAAGCAGGCGTGGAGAGGACAAATATTGGCTTCATTGTATGATGCAGAGATGTTTGCTGCAAGAGGATTGGCCCCAGCAGCTGTTGCACAGAAACAAGAAAGGATCGTTATGGGTCTGAAAGAAGCGTTTCTTGATGAAGAATTCAGAAAATCTATAAGTGCTGCCACAAACAATATAGGGAATTTTCGTACCCGTGTTTCTAAACTTACATCAATGCTGCAACAAAGCATTACAGAATGA
- a CDS encoding acetate--CoA ligase family protein gives METIFFPESVVVFGVSNSPANQGRIIVENLDRFGFAGKIYLVGSKAGVLAERQIFTHVGEIPGVPELAVILIPAGGLAQTLEACGEKGIGNIVIETAGFSEFSEERKGLEKEILRIASKWGMKIIGPNCVGIVNVENGLALPFYPLFPHVVKKGPLSIISQSGGLVHDIMVLCNIENIGMNKMASIGNKLVCDENDVLEYLISDPATGIVGLYLENIRDGRRFMKLAASTDKPIILLKANRSPGSREIARFHTSALAGDDLVVDKAMKQAGVHRVQNLREMVDTFKAFSLPPLKGPRLAVIARSGGHAVLSADSVYFHGFRLASFSGQFFDMLSEKTKAGIIRRTNPLDLGDVFDFTVYFEITESALLDRDVDAVLIIHSYALGVDLEPSKQFISDCKELSQKYKKPVVFCTIAHKEDRLALQGATDFPLFTHVDDALTALSKVLEHSRRQARPSPEHIDIGRHEERQSAPSRLPPGITPADEIFNLLRVYGLSVADYRVVADIDEGLKAARDIGFPVALKTASTRILHKTERDGVMLDIPDEVSLESAFRAMEADSYLLQKMAPPGCEIIIGGRNDPEFGPIILCGLGGIFVEIYKDIEIRVAPIDEKTAREMIAELSGADILKGFRGKKPYDVDYLANILVNVSRLLSEHSEIRTLDINPLILFEKGGGGIVVDAKLEIE, from the coding sequence ATGGAAACCATCTTTTTTCCTGAAAGCGTGGTAGTTTTCGGCGTCTCGAATTCTCCGGCCAATCAAGGCCGTATCATTGTAGAGAATCTGGATCGCTTCGGCTTTGCCGGAAAAATTTACCTTGTCGGTTCAAAGGCCGGCGTTCTGGCGGAGCGGCAGATATTCACTCATGTAGGCGAAATACCGGGTGTCCCGGAACTTGCCGTCATTCTTATTCCCGCCGGGGGACTGGCTCAGACCCTGGAGGCATGTGGAGAAAAGGGGATTGGCAATATCGTAATAGAAACGGCCGGTTTTTCCGAATTCAGTGAGGAACGGAAAGGGCTTGAGAAAGAGATACTTCGTATAGCCTCAAAATGGGGCATGAAGATCATCGGGCCAAACTGTGTGGGTATTGTAAACGTTGAAAACGGCCTCGCCCTTCCTTTTTACCCGCTTTTTCCCCATGTGGTCAAAAAAGGTCCGCTGTCAATAATCTCTCAGAGCGGAGGTCTCGTCCACGATATTATGGTGCTTTGCAATATTGAAAATATAGGAATGAACAAGATGGCGAGCATCGGGAACAAACTGGTCTGTGATGAGAACGACGTCCTTGAGTATCTGATCTCTGATCCTGCGACCGGTATTGTCGGATTATATCTGGAAAACATCCGTGACGGAAGAAGATTTATGAAACTGGCAGCCTCCACAGACAAACCAATCATCCTCCTGAAAGCAAACAGGAGTCCCGGCAGCAGGGAGATCGCCAGATTCCATACCTCGGCGCTGGCAGGCGATGATCTGGTTGTTGATAAAGCCATGAAACAGGCCGGTGTCCACCGTGTGCAAAACCTCAGGGAGATGGTGGATACCTTCAAGGCATTTTCTCTCCCGCCGCTTAAGGGGCCGCGGCTTGCCGTCATCGCCCGTTCCGGCGGGCATGCCGTATTGTCGGCGGACAGTGTCTATTTCCATGGTTTCCGGCTCGCATCGTTTTCCGGGCAGTTCTTTGACATGCTGTCGGAGAAAACAAAGGCCGGGATCATAAGGAGGACCAATCCCCTTGACCTTGGCGATGTCTTTGACTTCACTGTCTATTTCGAGATAACGGAATCAGCGCTCCTTGATCGGGATGTCGATGCCGTCCTCATCATTCATTCCTATGCGCTGGGTGTTGATCTTGAGCCTTCGAAGCAATTCATATCGGATTGCAAGGAATTATCACAAAAATATAAGAAGCCTGTTGTCTTTTGCACTATTGCCCACAAGGAAGACCGGCTTGCCCTGCAAGGGGCAACGGATTTCCCCCTGTTTACCCACGTCGATGACGCACTGACAGCTCTTTCAAAGGTCCTTGAGCATTCCAGGAGACAGGCCCGCCCGTCGCCTGAACACATTGATATCGGAAGGCATGAAGAAAGGCAAAGCGCGCCGTCCCGTCTGCCGCCGGGTATAACACCGGCAGATGAGATCTTCAATCTGCTCAGGGTATATGGTCTTTCAGTCGCAGACTACAGGGTAGTCGCAGATATCGATGAAGGGCTTAAAGCGGCACGGGATATCGGTTTCCCGGTAGCGCTGAAAACCGCCTCAACCCGGATATTGCACAAGACCGAAAGGGACGGGGTAATGCTGGACATCCCTGATGAGGTATCGCTTGAAAGTGCGTTCCGCGCCATGGAAGCCGATTCGTATCTTCTTCAGAAGATGGCGCCTCCCGGATGCGAGATCATCATCGGCGGCCGCAATGATCCTGAATTCGGTCCCATTATTCTTTGCGGACTCGGGGGGATCTTTGTTGAGATATATAAAGATATAGAGATCCGCGTAGCCCCCATTGACGAAAAGACCGCCCGGGAGATGATAGCGGAACTGAGCGGCGCTGATATCCTGAAAGGATTCAGGGGGAAAAAACCCTATGACGTTGATTATCTCGCCAATATTCTCGTCAATGTTTCCCGGCTCCTCTCGGAGCATAGCGAGATCAGAACCCTGGATATTAATCCCCTCATCCTTTTTGAAAAGGGCGGCGGCGGTATAGTGGTGGACGCGAAACTTGAGATCGAGTGA
- a CDS encoding nucleoside transporter C-terminal domain-containing protein yields MGIYNLVSAFGILFFIGFLFLFSRSRRRVSIRVIIWGMALQIAFAFFVFLLPAGTKLFLILNDVTMNVIDSSFEGARFLFGRLAIPPGIKDSLGFILAFQALPSIIFFAALMELLYHIGIMEKIIGIFARIFVKVMGISGAESLCASAQIFLGIESNLTVRPYLKEMTRSELMVVLTTGMATIASSVLGFYVIILAGIFPTVAGHLISASILLAPAAIVASKIVIPETGQPLTLGKVVHVEYQKATNAIEAIINGSMTGVRMVVGIGALLIAFIGLTALVDSGLIALGRLFGSILHTGIDITLHNLLSYLFYPFTLAMGVPLEDASAIARIVGERIIETEVKSYQDLSVLVKEGKIVYERSIVIATYALCGFAHIPSLAIFVGGTSSIVPERTKDIAVLGLWALLASNVACLITGAVAGVFYTGGGGMLFNP; encoded by the coding sequence ATGGGCATATACAATCTCGTATCGGCTTTCGGCATCTTGTTTTTCATTGGTTTTCTCTTTCTGTTTTCAAGGAGCAGGCGGCGTGTAAGCATCAGGGTCATCATCTGGGGAATGGCCCTCCAGATCGCCTTTGCCTTTTTTGTGTTCCTCCTGCCGGCAGGCACAAAGTTATTTCTTATTCTCAACGACGTAACGATGAATGTTATCGACAGTTCTTTCGAGGGCGCGAGGTTTCTCTTCGGACGTCTCGCCATCCCGCCGGGTATTAAGGATTCGCTCGGTTTTATCCTTGCCTTCCAGGCCCTGCCTTCGATCATCTTTTTTGCGGCGTTGATGGAACTTCTTTACCATATCGGGATAATGGAAAAAATCATCGGCATTTTTGCACGTATATTTGTCAAGGTTATGGGTATAAGCGGCGCTGAATCGCTTTGCGCGTCAGCGCAGATCTTTCTCGGGATCGAATCGAATCTCACGGTGCGACCTTATCTCAAAGAGATGACGCGATCTGAACTGATGGTGGTCCTCACAACGGGCATGGCAACGATCGCATCAAGCGTCCTCGGTTTTTATGTGATCATACTCGCGGGGATATTCCCCACCGTGGCCGGACACCTCATCTCCGCGTCGATCCTTCTCGCACCAGCGGCGATCGTGGCAAGCAAGATCGTGATCCCTGAAACCGGACAGCCGCTGACCCTCGGCAAGGTAGTGCACGTCGAGTATCAGAAGGCAACGAACGCCATCGAAGCGATCATCAACGGCTCCATGACCGGTGTCAGGATGGTGGTCGGGATCGGGGCGCTTCTCATCGCCTTTATAGGACTTACCGCGCTTGTTGACAGCGGGCTTATTGCCCTGGGCAGGCTTTTCGGCTCGATCCTGCATACAGGTATCGATATCACCCTCCATAACCTTTTGTCGTATCTCTTCTACCCTTTCACGCTCGCCATGGGCGTACCCCTGGAGGACGCATCGGCAATTGCCAGGATCGTCGGCGAAAGGATCATCGAGACCGAAGTAAAATCATATCAGGATCTGAGTGTCCTCGTGAAAGAGGGGAAGATAGTGTACGAGAGGAGTATCGTTATCGCGACTTACGCGCTGTGCGGGTTTGCCCATATACCCTCCCTCGCGATATTCGTCGGGGGCACATCGAGTATCGTGCCCGAACGGACAAAGGATATTGCTGTCCTCGGACTATGGGCGCTTCTTGCCTCGAATGTGGCATGTCTCATAACCGGCGCAGTAGCCGGCGTCTTCTATACCGGCGGAGGGGGGATGCTGTTCAACCCCTGA
- a CDS encoding Xaa-Pro peptidase family protein, giving the protein MIEHVWVFDKIPKEDIHGRIDGLRRLMAKNHIDFGIIFQNVDRFYFTGSMQKGILVIPVDKEPLFFVEKSIERAKIETPLDIIPIKNDKEIRKVLDHNGLLSGRAGLELDVLPVSTFERLKKVLGFERYADVSPSIKELREVKSPFEIEQLKKSGKMLTHVFAKAKDVVREGATELYIDATLVAEGRKLGHQGFLRMRGINQEMITLTVQCGFTGAVTPCADVPIGGAGLTPAVPQGSSLKKVERGVPVTIDYGGGYNGYITDETRVFVVGELKEMFRKPYEAAREIMEDIQSYAKEGVDCVDIFSRAYRIAEKAHLQDYFMGCGEGQVSFIGHGLGLEINELPVITARHGKILKEGMVFAFEPKFVLPPHGAIGIELDFIVRPHGLERITGNSVDIIYV; this is encoded by the coding sequence ATGATTGAGCACGTATGGGTATTTGACAAAATTCCGAAAGAGGACATACACGGGAGAATCGACGGCCTTAGACGCCTCATGGCAAAAAACCACATTGATTTCGGCATCATCTTTCAGAATGTGGACAGATTCTATTTTACGGGCAGCATGCAAAAGGGGATCCTTGTTATACCCGTTGATAAGGAGCCTTTGTTTTTCGTTGAGAAGAGTATTGAAAGGGCAAAGATAGAGACACCCCTTGATATTATACCCATTAAGAACGATAAGGAGATCAGGAAGGTGCTCGATCATAACGGGCTTTTGAGCGGCAGGGCAGGTCTGGAGCTTGATGTCCTGCCGGTGTCTACCTTTGAGAGACTCAAAAAGGTTCTCGGCTTTGAGCGTTATGCCGATGTATCCCCGTCGATCAAGGAATTGAGGGAAGTGAAAAGCCCCTTTGAGATCGAACAGCTGAAGAAATCGGGCAAGATGCTCACACACGTGTTCGCGAAGGCAAAAGATGTGGTCCGGGAAGGGGCCACTGAGCTTTATATCGATGCGACGCTCGTGGCCGAAGGCAGAAAGCTCGGACACCAGGGGTTCCTGCGTATGCGCGGGATCAACCAGGAAATGATTACGCTTACCGTTCAGTGCGGGTTTACCGGTGCAGTCACACCCTGCGCGGATGTGCCGATCGGAGGGGCAGGATTAACACCGGCTGTGCCGCAGGGTTCTTCGCTCAAGAAGGTGGAGAGAGGAGTCCCTGTCACGATCGACTATGGCGGCGGATACAATGGTTATATCACCGATGAGACAAGGGTCTTTGTGGTGGGGGAACTCAAGGAAATGTTCAGGAAACCCTATGAGGCCGCGCGGGAGATAATGGAAGACATACAATCCTATGCGAAAGAAGGAGTCGATTGCGTTGACATATTCTCTCGGGCATATCGTATCGCGGAGAAGGCACACCTCCAGGATTATTTCATGGGATGCGGGGAAGGGCAGGTTTCCTTTATCGGCCACGGTCTTGGCCTTGAAATAAATGAGCTGCCTGTCATTACGGCCAGACATGGCAAGATCCTTAAAGAGGGCATGGTATTTGCCTTTGAGCCGAAATTTGTTTTACCGCCGCATGGGGCAATAGGGATCGAGCTTGATTTCATCGTAAGGCCGCACGGTCTTGAACGGATAACAGGGAATTCGGTTGATATAATATACGTGTAA